Within Corallococcus exiguus, the genomic segment ACGGTGCTCGCCTTCCAGGTGGGCGGCGAGCGCTACGCGGTGAAGATCGACTACGTGGACCACGTGCTGGAGTCGCGCGGGATGTGCTCGCTTCCCGGGGCGCCGCGCCACGTGCTGGGGGCGCTCCTGTCGCGCTCGCGCATCGTGCCGGTGCTGGACCTGCGGCAGTTGCTGGGGCTGGAGGGCGGGGGCATGTCCGACCTGAGCAAGGTCGTGGTGGTGGAAGTGGACGACGAGGCGTTCGGGCTGGCGACGGAGGTCGTGGACGGACGGCTGGAGTTGCCGCGCGCGGAGCTGTCCCAGCCGCCGCCGGGGCCGTTCCTGTTCCTGACGCCGGACCGGCTCACGGTGCTGGACCTCACACAGCTGGGCAACCCGGCGGCCGCAAGGCGCGGCTAGAGGGGACTGGGGTTTCATGGATCCGCAGTTGCTGCGCAGCATCTGGCCGGTGTTCGCCGCGGAGACGCGCGAACAGATTCAGGCCATCGGGTCGAAGGTGCTGGGGCTGGAGCAGCCGGCCAGCGCCCGCGACGCGGACCTGATGCCGTCGCTGAAGCGCGTGGTGCACAGCCTCAAGGGCTCCGCGGCGAGCCTGGGGCTGGACGACATCGAACGCATCGTTCACGCCATCGAGGACGGGCTGTCCCACGTCGACGTGGATCAGCCCATCTCCCGGGGCGCCGTGGAGGCGATGCTCCGGGGCCTCTCCGCCATCGAGAACGCCCTCAACCGGGGCGACGCGGGTGAACAGCCCGTGGTGGACGGCGTGGGCTCGCTGCTCAAGGCCCTGGGCCACGAGGAGCCGGCCCCCCCCGGGTCCGACGACGCCGCCATCAACGGCCCGTTGGGCGAGGACGGGCTGAAGGCGCTGGTGGCGCTGGAGACGGCGCTGAGCACGCTGGTGTCCCCCAAGGTGGAGGACCGGGCGGGCGCGGTGCGTTCAGCGGTGGACCAGGCGCACGCCCTGCGTCAGATCGCGGAGGCCGTCCAGGCGGATGCGGTGGCCACGCTGGCGGAGGCCGCGGCGCTGGGCTTCACGCGCATGGAGGAGGGCGGGGACGCGGCGGGACAGGCGGCGGCGGAAGTGGCGGGTGCGCTGGTGGACCTGCGCATGGCGCTGAGCGTGGCGGAGGAGGCTGTCGCGGTCCTCAAGCCCGAGCCTGTGAATCTGACTCCGGCCCCTGCGGCGAAGCCCGCGGCGCGTGCGAGCACTCCGGCTCCTGAAGGCCGCGCCGGGACGGTGGACCGCGCGGTGCGCGTGTCCGTGAAGACGCTGGACTCGCTGGCGCTCCAGGTGGAGCACCTGGTGTCCGGGCGGTCGCAGCAGGGCCGGCGCACGGAGGGCTTCCGGTCGCTGACGGATCAAGCGCACGAGGTGCTGCTGCACCTGGAGCGCGCCGCGTCGCAGCTGGCCATGTCCGGAGGCGGATCCGCGCTGGAGCCGCTGCGCACGGGCGTGGGCCTGATGCGCACGATGCAGAAGCGCCTGCTGGAGCATGCGAAGGAGGCGCACCGCGACGGTGAGCAGCAGTCGCTCATCGGTCAGGTCATCCGCGACGACC encodes:
- a CDS encoding chemotaxis protein CheW yields the protein MSTDDRKLLPIDFDELKASLDAAQMLLEGATVVSAHRRREVLHQRAVALANSRHETRQEVVTVLAFQVGGERYAVKIDYVDHVLESRGMCSLPGAPRHVLGALLSRSRIVPVLDLRQLLGLEGGGMSDLSKVVVVEVDDEAFGLATEVVDGRLELPRAELSQPPPGPFLFLTPDRLTVLDLTQLGNPAAARRG